The Lycium barbarum isolate Lr01 chromosome 9, ASM1917538v2, whole genome shotgun sequence genome has a segment encoding these proteins:
- the LOC132610402 gene encoding uncharacterized protein LOC132610402 — protein MKVIKWTADFKPEVETSIVPVWILIHQLPWHLFRWDVMSKIVESVGIAIAPDQATYSKTRGNIAKLKVEIDLLKPKQDQIWLGFNRLEGSEDGKWLNIEYEGVPSYCKFCFLQGHMEDQCRVKKEREDKRGKGTRQK, from the coding sequence ATGAAAGTGATAAAATGGACGGCAGATTTTAAACCAGAAGTAGAAACATCGATTGTGCCAGTATGGATCTTAATCCACCAACTTCCTTGGCATCTTTTCAGATGGGATGTGATGTCAAAGATTGTTGAATCTGTAGGTATAGCAATAGCACCTGATCAAGCAACGTACTCCAAAACCAGAGGGAATATTGCTAAGCTTAAGGTAGAGATCGATCTATTAAAGCCCAAACAAGACCAAATTTGGTTGGGATTCAATAGATTAGAAGGGTCTGAAGATGGTAAATGGCTAAATATCGAATATGAAGGGGTACCAAGTTACTGTAAATTTTGTTTCCTTCAAGGCCACATGGAGGATCAATGTAGAGTGAAAAAGGAAAGGGAAGACAAGAGAGGAAAAGGTACAAGACAAAAGTGA